In [Leptolyngbya] sp. PCC 7376, a genomic segment contains:
- a CDS encoding DUF3120 domain-containing protein: MRFPSRRQTYSCAILLNHPLFSIGAIYVLKRQQDLLRNTPLLVCLAAGFLVSVPVFFQAPLVRSLPWLSLALTGVWVAIAHYLKQRPNTEIWGDLLWGFAWTWLAGSVYWGWLRYEPYLHLPIESIGLPFAVWGLWKGRGLVGHLFYLGSLLGTAITDIYFYVADLIPYWRSLMYAEPDFVMPIFQDALAQMQTPWGVSWAVVLVNLLIGISWWAFKQPQIPYWGFAGAVVSTLLVDGLFWVAACFA; the protein is encoded by the coding sequence TTGCGGTTCCCGTCCCGCCGTCAAACCTATAGCTGTGCCATTTTGCTAAACCATCCCCTATTTTCTATTGGAGCGATCTATGTCCTGAAGCGACAACAGGATCTCCTCCGCAATACCCCACTTCTGGTTTGTCTTGCGGCTGGATTTTTGGTTTCTGTGCCTGTCTTCTTTCAGGCACCATTGGTTCGCTCCTTGCCTTGGTTGAGCTTGGCATTAACTGGCGTTTGGGTGGCGATCGCCCATTACCTTAAGCAGCGACCAAATACCGAAATTTGGGGTGACCTCCTCTGGGGATTTGCTTGGACATGGCTTGCTGGATCCGTTTATTGGGGTTGGCTGCGTTATGAACCCTATCTCCACTTACCGATCGAATCCATCGGATTACCCTTTGCCGTCTGGGGACTCTGGAAAGGCCGTGGCTTAGTTGGACATTTGTTTTATCTTGGCTCTTTACTTGGTACAGCCATCACAGATATTTATTTCTACGTTGCTGATCTCATTCCGTACTGGCGTAGTTTGATGTACGCAGAGCCGGATTTCGTGATGCCAATCTTTCAGGATGCCTTAGCCCAAATGCAAACCCCTTGGGGTGTGAGCTGGGCTGTAGTACTTGTTAATTTATTGATTGGGATTAGCTGGTGGGCCTTTAAACAGCCGCAAATTCCTTACTGGGGTTTTGCTGGAGCTGTGGTCAGTACCCTATTAGTTGATGGCTTATTCTGGGTTGCTGCTTGCTTTGCCTAG